The Euzebyales bacterium genome has a segment encoding these proteins:
- a CDS encoding glycine betaine ABC transporter substrate-binding protein has product MPRWLVAAAVVMVVAGGVASACAEAGAAPRVVIGAGATAEQQVLAAIAHEAVRRAGVPVEVRDRLGGTTGLRRQALADQVDLYWDYTGAAWTLGLRETAPPADPLESWERVREADADQGLRWLEASGANATFALVVRRSDLPPAGGQRGMGWLAGELSSGTRRLCADPDFLARADGLPSLAAEYGIDTAGMPRRAASEDEAIGAVRAGECFAGLATATSGAARAADLVPVEDELRVFPAFVVAPVVREGSPADRPQVVETLRRVTTALDTGRLARLNAQVVEGEDPVGVAEGFLDNLERPDATTAP; this is encoded by the coding sequence ATGCCGCGGTGGCTGGTCGCGGCCGCCGTCGTCATGGTCGTCGCCGGCGGCGTCGCGTCGGCGTGCGCCGAGGCGGGTGCGGCACCGCGCGTGGTGATCGGCGCGGGCGCGACGGCGGAGCAGCAGGTTCTCGCGGCCATCGCCCACGAGGCCGTGCGGCGCGCGGGCGTGCCGGTCGAGGTGCGGGACAGGCTCGGCGGCACGACCGGCCTGCGTCGGCAGGCGCTGGCCGATCAGGTGGACCTCTACTGGGACTACACGGGCGCAGCCTGGACGCTCGGCCTGCGTGAGACCGCGCCACCGGCAGATCCGCTGGAGTCGTGGGAGCGCGTGCGGGAGGCCGACGCCGACCAGGGGCTGCGCTGGCTCGAGGCGTCCGGTGCGAACGCCACGTTCGCGCTGGTGGTGCGACGCTCGGACCTGCCGCCGGCGGGCGGGCAGCGGGGCATGGGGTGGCTGGCCGGCGAGCTGTCGAGCGGAACGCGTCGCCTGTGCGCGGATCCCGACTTCCTGGCACGTGCGGACGGGCTCCCGTCCCTCGCCGCCGAGTACGGCATTGACACGGCGGGGATGCCCCGGCGCGCCGCCTCCGAGGACGAGGCGATCGGCGCGGTCCGTGCGGGCGAGTGCTTCGCCGGGCTGGCGACCGCGACGTCGGGAGCCGCCCGCGCCGCCGATCTCGTGCCGGTGGAGGACGAGCTGCGTGTCTTTCCGGCCTTCGTCGTCGCTCCGGTCGTGCGGGAGGGGTCGCCGGCGGATCGGCCGCAGGTCGTGGAGACCCTGCGACGGGTCACGACGGCCCTGGACACGGGGAGGCTGGCGCGGCTCAACGCACAGGTCGTGGAGGGCGAGGACCCGGTCGGCGTCGCCGAGGGCTTCCTCGACAACCTCGAGCGCCCCGACGCCACGACGGCCCCGTGA
- a CDS encoding methyltransferase domain-containing protein codes for MTVHPEAAVGFGRAADAYERGRPGYPSEMVGWLCGRVGIGAGRRVLDLAAGTGKLTRALVATGASLMAADPLHVMLRTLRDVTGGVVPAVTATAQALPLADGTLDGIVVAQGFHWFDSDAALTEMLRVLAPGGAIGLVWNVRRPDDPLQAAISAIIDPHRRDTPSHASGRWRRVVDRSVLVDVTASHAVAHAVTTDVDGLVDRILSISFVSALPDAERMAVERRVREVGTTAGPTPVLRYRCEGYLLTPR; via the coding sequence ATGACGGTGCACCCCGAGGCGGCGGTCGGGTTCGGTCGCGCGGCCGACGCCTACGAGAGGGGAAGGCCAGGGTATCCCTCCGAGATGGTCGGTTGGCTGTGCGGGCGGGTGGGCATCGGTGCCGGCCGGCGCGTGCTGGACCTGGCCGCGGGCACGGGCAAGCTGACGCGGGCGCTCGTCGCTACCGGCGCATCGCTGATGGCGGCCGACCCGCTGCACGTCATGCTGCGGACGCTGCGGGACGTGACGGGTGGCGTCGTGCCGGCGGTCACGGCGACGGCGCAGGCGCTGCCGCTGGCCGACGGCACGTTGGACGGGATCGTGGTGGCGCAGGGGTTCCACTGGTTCGACAGCGACGCTGCGCTGACCGAGATGCTCCGGGTCCTGGCGCCGGGCGGGGCGATCGGGCTCGTGTGGAACGTTCGCCGGCCCGACGACCCGCTCCAGGCGGCCATCTCGGCCATCATCGACCCTCACCGCCGCGACACGCCCTCGCACGCCAGCGGGCGATGGCGCAGGGTCGTGGACCGCAGCGTGCTCGTGGACGTGACCGCCAGCCACGCCGTCGCCCACGCGGTGACGACCGACGTCGACGGCCTGGTGGACCGGATCCTGTCGATCAGCTTCGTCTCGGCTCTGCCCGATGCCGAGCGCATGGCGGTCGAGCGACGCGTCCGCGAGGTCGGGACCACAGCGGGCCCGACGCCGGTGCTGCGCTACCGGTGCGAGGGGTACCTGCTCACGCCGCGGTGA
- a CDS encoding nitroreductase family protein — MTPDLTAMRAALRPAPTDHPILEILAGRWSSRAIDPDRPVPRAQLAVLLEAARWAPSSGNIQPWRYLVFDEDVPDALSDARSCLRRGNTWAYRAPVLLLSLVERYWPDSTDLNPSALHDVGGASLSLVLQAMAEGLVAHQMAGFDRALARERFAVPDRMDPVAFIALGHPGRVDLLDDRRRDREQAPRRRRPLSQTASLGGWGGPPFDGGGSGDSMRAVR, encoded by the coding sequence GTGACGCCAGACCTGACGGCCATGCGCGCGGCACTGCGCCCCGCACCGACCGACCATCCGATCCTCGAGATCCTGGCGGGCCGGTGGAGCTCGCGTGCCATCGACCCCGACCGACCCGTGCCCAGGGCGCAGCTGGCGGTGCTGCTCGAGGCCGCGCGGTGGGCGCCGTCGTCGGGCAACATCCAGCCCTGGCGCTACCTCGTGTTCGACGAGGACGTCCCGGACGCGCTGTCCGATGCCCGGTCATGCCTCCGGCGGGGCAACACCTGGGCGTACCGCGCGCCCGTGCTGCTGCTCAGCCTGGTCGAGCGCTACTGGCCCGACAGCACCGATCTGAACCCCAGCGCGCTGCACGACGTGGGCGGCGCGTCGCTGTCTCTGGTCCTGCAGGCGATGGCGGAGGGACTGGTCGCACACCAGATGGCCGGCTTCGACCGCGCCCTGGCACGTGAGCGTTTCGCGGTGCCGGACCGGATGGATCCGGTGGCGTTCATCGCCCTCGGCCACCCCGGCCGCGTCGACTTGCTGGACGACCGCCGCCGCGACCGTGAGCAGGCGCCGCGACGCCGCCGCCCGCTCAGTCAGACGGCGTCCCTCGGGGGCTGGGGCGGACCGCCCTTCGACGGCGGCGGATCCGGTGATTCGATGCGTGCGGTTCGCTGA
- a CDS encoding discoidin domain-containing protein, translating to MSCQACGVASVGGQFCVACGQPLSSVLTSTATAVTTREREQPRSTWLAFQEIRLLACPRCGAPNSAARWQCARCGETFDDRADDEPSVEVTPPVEDAPPVQPESAPWVALVTVVVGVAAVAVAVAMLASRGVGPFGPQAPAAPVPQAAQAKVAKVRASSTAADSAARLVSDQDPATAWRTEGEGKREWVELRLQAAVKIDHLLVWNGDQSSNRSFIGTNRVRDVTIVFPDADKRYTASFPNRNANFRVDMPEPPVARRIRIRIRSVYGDNPQAALSEIEALVNSSTTPAE from the coding sequence ATGAGTTGTCAGGCCTGTGGGGTGGCGTCCGTCGGCGGGCAGTTCTGCGTCGCCTGCGGCCAGCCGCTCAGCTCGGTGCTGACCTCCACCGCGACGGCCGTGACGACCCGTGAGCGGGAGCAGCCCCGAAGCACCTGGCTGGCCTTCCAGGAGATCCGCCTACTGGCCTGCCCGAGGTGTGGTGCCCCGAACTCGGCCGCACGCTGGCAGTGCGCCCGGTGCGGCGAGACCTTCGACGACCGGGCGGACGACGAGCCGTCCGTCGAGGTGACCCCGCCGGTCGAGGACGCACCGCCGGTGCAGCCCGAGTCGGCTCCCTGGGTGGCGTTGGTCACCGTCGTCGTGGGCGTCGCCGCCGTGGCCGTGGCAGTGGCCATGCTCGCGTCGCGCGGTGTCGGTCCCTTCGGTCCACAGGCCCCGGCGGCCCCCGTGCCCCAGGCGGCGCAGGCCAAGGTCGCCAAGGTCCGCGCCTCGTCGACCGCCGCGGACAGCGCCGCGCGCCTCGTGTCGGACCAGGATCCGGCCACGGCCTGGCGCACGGAGGGCGAAGGCAAACGTGAGTGGGTCGAGCTCCGTCTGCAGGCGGCCGTGAAGATCGACCACCTGCTCGTGTGGAACGGTGACCAGAGCAGCAACCGCAGCTTCATCGGAACCAACCGCGTGCGCGACGTGACGATCGTCTTCCCGGACGCCGACAAGCGGTACACGGCCAGCTTCCCGAACCGCAACGCCAACTTCAGGGTCGACATGCCCGAGCCGCCCGTCGCTCGCCGCATCCGCATCCGCATCCGCAGCGTGTACGGCGACAACCCGCAGGCCGCGCTGAGCGAGATCGAGGCACTTGTCAACAGCTCGACCACGCCCGCCGAGTAG
- the dhaL gene encoding dihydroxyacetone kinase subunit DhaL has translation MNIGNEQIMGFVERFADAVAEHRRLLTRLDSAIGDADHGENMHRGMKAALERLDGDTPADLLKAVAMALVSKVGGAAGPLYGTGFLRASKAVEGKDDLDGADLVAALDAAFAGVAQRGKSERGQKTMLDALGPAVDAMRAAVDDGRNLGDALRSAAEAADEGKRGTVPLIAQRGRASYLGERSIGHQDPGATSTAMLIACMTGDDALVATAAEDASDKEPEEGPGVDDA, from the coding sequence ATGAACATCGGCAACGAGCAGATCATGGGGTTCGTCGAGCGGTTCGCCGACGCGGTGGCCGAGCACCGTCGGCTGCTGACGCGCCTCGACAGCGCGATCGGCGATGCCGACCATGGGGAGAACATGCACCGCGGCATGAAGGCGGCGCTCGAGCGGCTCGACGGTGACACGCCGGCGGACCTGCTCAAGGCCGTCGCGATGGCGCTGGTCTCCAAGGTCGGCGGTGCCGCGGGTCCCCTGTACGGCACGGGCTTCCTGCGCGCCTCCAAAGCCGTCGAGGGCAAGGACGACCTCGACGGCGCCGACCTCGTCGCCGCGCTCGATGCCGCGTTCGCGGGCGTAGCCCAGCGCGGCAAGTCAGAGCGCGGCCAGAAGACGATGCTCGACGCGCTCGGCCCCGCGGTCGACGCCATGCGTGCAGCGGTCGACGACGGCCGCAACCTCGGCGACGCGCTGCGGTCGGCGGCCGAAGCGGCCGATGAGGGCAAGCGTGGGACCGTGCCACTGATCGCTCAGCGGGGCAGGGCCAGCTACCTGGGTGAGCGCAGCATCGGGCACCAGGACCCCGGCGCCACGTCGACGGCGATGCTGATCGCATGCATGACCGGCGACGACGCGCTGGTGGCCACGGCGGCTGAGGACGCGTCCGACAAGGAGCCAGAGGAGGGACCAGGCGTCGACGACGCCTGA
- a CDS encoding MIP/aquaporin family protein, whose amino-acid sequence MEVYVAEFLGTAILILLGDGVVANVLLKRSKGEASGWIVITFGWGMAVAIAVYSVGAVSGAHINPAVTIGLASIGEFNWSQVPGYIIAQMLGAMTGAALVYATYLPHWGLTEDPGLKLAVFSTGPEVRDFPKNAVTEIIGTAMLLLGVLGITAGAGGAVGTNASEEMAALYGSGIAPLIIGLLVFAIGLSLGGPTGYAINPARDLGPRIVHAVLPIPDKGGSDWQYSWVPVVGPIIGGILGAVIWAIQPFT is encoded by the coding sequence ATGGAGGTTTACGTCGCGGAGTTCCTCGGAACGGCGATCCTGATCCTGCTCGGTGACGGAGTCGTCGCCAACGTGCTGCTGAAGAGATCGAAGGGTGAAGCCAGCGGCTGGATCGTCATCACCTTCGGATGGGGGATGGCGGTCGCGATCGCCGTCTACTCCGTGGGCGCGGTCAGCGGCGCCCACATCAACCCCGCAGTCACGATCGGCCTGGCCTCGATCGGCGAGTTCAACTGGTCGCAGGTGCCCGGCTACATCATCGCCCAGATGCTCGGCGCCATGACGGGCGCCGCGCTGGTGTACGCCACCTACCTTCCGCACTGGGGCCTGACCGAGGACCCCGGCCTCAAGCTCGCCGTGTTCTCGACCGGCCCCGAGGTCCGCGACTTCCCGAAGAACGCCGTCACCGAGATCATCGGCACGGCAATGCTGCTGCTGGGCGTGCTCGGAATCACCGCCGGTGCGGGTGGCGCCGTCGGCACGAACGCCTCCGAGGAGATGGCCGCGCTGTACGGCAGCGGCATCGCACCGCTGATCATCGGCCTGCTCGTGTTCGCCATCGGGCTGTCGCTGGGCGGGCCGACCGGCTACGCCATCAACCCGGCCCGTGACCTGGGCCCCCGCATCGTGCACGCCGTCCTGCCGATACCCGACAAGGGTGGCTCCGACTGGCAGTACAGCTGGGTGCCCGTCGTCGGCCCGATCATCGGCGGGATCCTGGGCGCGGTGATCTGGGCGATCCAGCCGTTCACCTAG
- the dhaK gene encoding dihydroxyacetone kinase subunit DhaK produces MKKLINDPEQVVTEALEGMALAHRDLLKVHHDPDYIVRADAPVEGKVAVLSGGGSGHEPMHGGFVGHGMLDGACPGAVFTSPTPDQVQAATEAIDGGAGVLHIVKNYTGDVANFEMAAELAEDANVRSVVINDDVAVEDSLYTAGRRGVGGTVLAEKICGAAAERGDDLDAVTQLCERVNANVRSMGMALTSCTVPHAGEPTFELGDDEMEIGIGIHGEPGRHRMALEPADQITERLLTPILDDLPFSEGDRLLLFVNGMGGTPQIELYIVYRAAAKLLADRGITVERNLIGDWITSLEMAGMSLTLLKLDDEMVELWDAPVHTPAMRKGM; encoded by the coding sequence ATGAAGAAGCTCATCAACGATCCCGAGCAGGTGGTCACCGAGGCGCTCGAGGGCATGGCCCTCGCACACCGTGACCTGCTGAAGGTGCATCACGACCCCGATTACATCGTCCGCGCCGACGCGCCCGTGGAGGGCAAGGTCGCCGTCCTCTCGGGCGGCGGCAGCGGGCACGAACCGATGCACGGCGGGTTCGTGGGGCACGGCATGTTGGACGGCGCTTGCCCGGGCGCCGTGTTCACCTCCCCCACCCCCGACCAGGTGCAGGCCGCGACCGAGGCGATCGACGGGGGGGCCGGCGTGCTTCACATCGTCAAGAACTACACCGGTGACGTGGCCAACTTCGAGATGGCCGCAGAGCTCGCGGAGGACGCCAACGTGCGGTCGGTCGTCATCAACGACGACGTCGCGGTCGAGGACTCGCTGTACACGGCCGGACGCCGCGGCGTCGGCGGCACGGTGCTTGCAGAGAAGATCTGCGGAGCGGCCGCGGAGCGGGGCGACGATCTCGACGCCGTCACCCAGCTGTGCGAGCGCGTGAACGCCAACGTGCGGTCGATGGGCATGGCGCTGACCTCGTGCACGGTGCCGCACGCGGGCGAGCCGACGTTCGAGCTCGGTGACGACGAGATGGAGATCGGCATCGGCATCCACGGTGAACCGGGACGCCACCGGATGGCACTCGAGCCCGCCGACCAGATCACGGAACGCCTGCTCACGCCGATCCTCGACGACCTCCCCTTCAGCGAGGGCGACCGCCTGCTGCTGTTCGTCAACGGCATGGGTGGCACGCCCCAGATCGAGCTGTACATCGTCTACCGCGCGGCCGCGAAGCTGTTGGCCGACCGCGGAATCACGGTCGAGCGCAATCTGATCGGCGACTGGATCACGTCGCTGGAGATGGCCGGCATGTCATTGACGCTGCTCAAGCTCGACGACGAGATGGTGGAGCTGTGGGACGCCCCCGTGCATACGCCCGCCATGCGGAAGGGAATGTAG
- a CDS encoding GntG family PLP-dependent aldolase, with product MIDLRSDTVTRPTDAMRRAMADAEVGDDVYGEDPTVTRLQERAAETFGKEAALLCPSGIMCNQVWLRTLARPGTEVVVEADAHVVNYEAGAGALLGGVQFRTVQGRRGLLAAADVAAAIRPDTFPLTPTSLVCIEHTHNRGGGTCYAQEDLRALRDVTAGAGVALYMDGARVFNAAVARGVAPATIGTHVDALSFCLSKGLGAPVGSVMVGTAEAIAEATLWRRRYGGAMRQAGVIAAAGLVALDLMVDRLADDHENATRLAVAAAEVAPEHVDIAQVQTNIVYLERVPAATVVATMREAGVLVGAMDATTVRLVTHADVTTDDCDRAADHLRRVLRETDLTAA from the coding sequence GTGATCGATCTGCGAAGCGACACCGTGACCCGGCCGACCGACGCGATGCGCCGTGCGATGGCGGATGCCGAGGTCGGCGACGACGTGTATGGCGAGGACCCGACGGTCACCCGCCTCCAGGAACGTGCAGCGGAGACCTTCGGCAAGGAGGCCGCGCTGCTGTGCCCCTCCGGGATCATGTGCAACCAGGTGTGGTTGCGCACGCTGGCCCGACCGGGCACCGAGGTCGTGGTGGAGGCCGACGCCCACGTCGTCAACTACGAGGCCGGTGCCGGCGCCCTCCTCGGAGGCGTGCAGTTCCGGACCGTCCAGGGACGCCGAGGGCTGCTGGCGGCGGCCGACGTCGCCGCGGCCATCCGTCCGGACACCTTCCCGTTGACCCCGACGTCGCTGGTGTGCATCGAGCACACGCACAACCGTGGCGGCGGTACGTGCTACGCCCAGGAGGACCTGCGGGCCCTGCGCGACGTGACCGCCGGCGCCGGTGTGGCCCTGTACATGGACGGCGCCCGCGTGTTCAACGCCGCGGTCGCCAGAGGGGTGGCGCCCGCGACGATCGGCACCCACGTCGACGCCCTGAGCTTCTGCCTGTCGAAGGGGCTGGGCGCACCGGTCGGCAGCGTGATGGTCGGCACCGCCGAGGCGATCGCGGAGGCGACGCTGTGGCGGCGACGCTACGGCGGTGCGATGCGCCAGGCCGGGGTGATCGCCGCCGCCGGCCTCGTCGCGCTCGACCTCATGGTCGACCGGCTGGCGGACGACCACGAGAACGCCACGCGGCTCGCGGTGGCCGCCGCCGAGGTTGCGCCAGAGCATGTCGACATCGCCCAGGTCCAGACCAACATCGTCTACCTCGAGCGGGTCCCGGCGGCGACGGTGGTCGCGACCATGCGCGAGGCCGGTGTGCTGGTCGGCGCGATGGACGCCACCACGGTGCGCCTCGTCACACACGCCGACGTCACGACGGACGACTGCGACCGTGCCGCCGACCACCTGCGGCGGGTCCTGCGGGAGACGGACCTCACCGCGGCGTGA